A single region of the Plasmodium malariae genome assembly, chromosome: 7 genome encodes:
- the PmUG01_07028800 gene encoding conserved Plasmodium protein, unknown function: MDKTKGKKTRTARIIKKFYINWNHRRQSWRISFYYNCLAIVTAINIVLNLIFQQLIKSFNFFINYSCEYEHINFILTDLLIFLILTSFITIFAFFLSRICSLLSNFTINDFMSLGKWTERIGCTVKWFPWLLAILLILWFILNVFNLITIYVTPNWWCKRRLNDLATHVVNNCRMFEGRTAACTNDMQELSGSTNISNIRKCNDLDYLKNHNYFTFIPDLDNKNYMQCTFNNINICTLYRNLRNNKQIMEKAESFKIEGCLQNPPSEIQEFYVNNIEISDLYKYSQIFTVGSNVTFFLLIFFFYFVKRTTQFDGLFYQSIDSSDIYILRILRPLTPWT; encoded by the coding sequence ATGGATAAAACGAAAGGCAAAAAAACCAGAACAGCtcgaataattaaaaaattttatataaactgGAATCACAGAAGGCAGAGCTGGAGAATCAGTTTTTACTACAACTGTTTAGCAATTGTAACTGCAATTAATATCGTACTTAATTTGATATTTCAACAACTTATCAAGTCTTTCaatttctttataaattACTCATGTGAATATgaacatattaattttatattaacagatttattaatttttcttattttgaCTAGCTTTATTACCATTTTcgccttttttttatcaagaATATGTTCACTGCTTTCAAATTTTACAATCAATGATTTTATGTCCCTAGGAAAATGGACTGAAAGAATAGGATGCACTGTTAAATGGTTTCCTTGGTTATTAGCAATCCTACTTATATTATggtttattttaaatgtatttaatttaattactaTATATGTTACCCCAAATTGGTGGTGCAAAAGACGTTTAAACGACTTAGCGACACATGTGGTTAACAACTGCCGAATGTTTGAAGGTAGAACTGCAGCATGTACAAATGATATGCAAGAACTTAGTGGTAGTACTAATATAAGCAATATTCGAAAATGCAATGATCTAGATTATCTAAAAAaccataattattttacgtTCATCCCTGATTtggataataaaaattatatgcaaTGCACtttcaataatattaatatttgtacATTATACAGAAATTTAAGGAACAACAAACAAATAATGGAAAAAGCTGAAAGTTTTAAAATAGAAGGATGTTTACAAAATCCTCCATCAGAAATTCAAGaattttatgttaataatatcGAAATTAgtgatttatataaatattctcAAATATTTACTGTTGGAAGTAatgttactttttttcttcttatattctttttctattttgtaAAACGTACAACACAATTTGATGGATTGTTTTATCAATCTATAGATAGTTccgatatatatatattacgcaTTCTACGACCTTTAACCCCATGGACCTGA
- the PmUG01_07028900 gene encoding conserved Plasmodium protein, unknown function, with protein MDDSTYTSCYNEKQKNSYNLFSNITKFCCNRSYSSSLVVDERYIKLISDRYYEDPTNNECEDKLKDQYSDDFFLGKSNFNLSNKGKHINQCDTPPKLMTDLKEKPRNNCKEIYVKNETDNYIYSCEQPIHMIKKNSSFYYNIPVHIPNDTISDEVELKRGSNNETVKLHNNGIYINKNVIKDKNEETISKYKCQKSKAINSKSNEYKKNYCMDKIRICKQREKDVYRGTYIHNGEKFVYNGLTVGHNSIKKCNDTKEELLFGKINTSTGMEDNKEDNKLENLVKDSIIVRNDKYGAYEKKFICSPSGRKSNGNEKCLTVDKSFNSTYKKTSFIPSNSIIANDENDQGINCSTVLQPIIKTEEKLLFLDKFCQTIRRKKGKKIRRKKKNRIKIKRGIKLFRKNKNNKIIKFNLKRTKDYSKKRLGIRKRKSIKTKYVKNSEKSDYQKKQKKKQKIKNNLKESYIYGEKSKKRNKLSSKKSRVHATKLSNIKTRKEVISNVKKNKNSTMFQHNLLPKNDNTSKQKKYTKDESYRLKKLTNKISNTHDEKMKNIYEQGNNKIYNIVPKINIEKLNEINNTLVTQNCISRSNSKNLLSVEREMSSTICAALDRNITYTCNDKMFVKNYKNDLDNSNLYDKIEDTSYRIFTLERNISESKKSIQLSNTTNDNDYIVNVKDVSYTKNGNSQYFQKKYRSTNKNDCNTKSSSSNSENFINIKALCENDLCDPHQSNLYEESKKKNLVYLEETPTRNNSSTSSSCNGNDDSDKTNFQVHRENVEQALLKYQEEYNNNINCGELTLRILKKLADILSDRDEYIYSNKLDIEKHDKCAINKSSKKLEEKISINGNFDKCEECNLFHSKREKKNYVKSKSCDSFFSRTFFTTNEEHTNLVLKFLGKGRNIRDNNKNMFLFNSNLLHQRSLFMAQGTYVSQVVYILNSIIFYSNKLKNLLNFSIKRGYANFYSLEVKFFMLCLINLIEKFKTNNFSTCLERVSTLINEVLKRAKTNILKFPRKAEITKFELVVIKIYFIELLKMSALLSSLKQGSRTGSKCLSPSPSLILSASSLSLSASSLSASSLSASSLSASSLSISSLSKPWKMCYRFCDHLEQTVSVCDVKQTSKLLTDIVLTEREINEVYKKNEESTGKKSFHPCSSFYETGRSGSSSSSSSSSSSSSSSSSSSSSNSGSTIWKKLYKEINKKYEANSKNEENMNLKIETHLGENEKYLKKMNFLHTDKHIRRDVYHGLIPMEHDQKLESPNMHNNSNYNSNRNRNKSSNNNSNKNRSSSDNSSIKDLNDPYILMKILKINLLQLTRYNNDKMNYLILLMKYLNKLRYIYKVNKYIPFNKKNRTNAVNDIRKLIVNINEEKNLLMKENETFLYIQTLKSIKTKQNKLEQQIIEILEVFFENNFHNNDDINSSTHKHDNVDNFEKATYVEKRKGKKFKTDIGSYRNRDICRDKIKTKHPTTTATTAITTDTITTNNEHDDEKKAQVMHDNNCYYIDETEQLQQLNHFLNSIIISCKNDEILQKPNYHYAMLKKYNQELSLMNDLHRNDNTLTIDRLDHMTVCDFANHVYFYIKRTKFNNKFGKIKKKNYNSFQKSQGRKGTVLQALHDFYLQNDGDNTVINGNLNANDDVTYTFEVCP; from the coding sequence ATGGATGACAGTACCTATACAAGTTGCTATAACGAAAAGCAAAAGAATTCTTATAACCTTTTTAgcaatataacaaaattttgttGCAATAGAAGTTATTCTAGCTCTCTGGTTGTTGATGAAAGATATATCAAATTGATTAGTGACAGATATTATGAAGACCCAACTAATAATGAATGCgaagataaattaaaagatcaATACAGTGATGATTTTTTTCTAGGCAAAAGCAATTTTAATCTAAGTAATAAAGGAAAACATATAAACCAATGCGATACACCACCAAAATTAATGACTGATTTGAAGGAAAAGCCCAGGAATAATTGTAAAGAGATATAcgttaaaaatgaaacagataattatatttattcgtGTGAACAACCCATAcatatgattaaaaaaaatagctctttttattataatattcctGTTCATATCCCTAATGATACTATATCGGATGAAGTAGAGTTAAAAAGGGGATCTAACAACGAGACTGTAAAGCTACACAATAATggaatttatataaacaaaaacgttataaaagataaaaatgagGAAACTATTTCAAAATACAAGTGCCAAAAATCAAAGGCAATTAACAGTAAAAgcaatgaatataaaaaaaactattgTATGGacaaaataagaatatgTAAGCAAAGAGAAAAAGATGTATATAGGGGAACTTATATCCATAATGGagaaaaatttgtttataaCGGTCTAACCGTAGGACATAACTCAATCAAAAAATGTAATGATACGAAAGAGGAGTTACTATTTGGTAAAATAAACACATCAACTGGAATGGAAGACAACAAGGAGGAcaataaattagaaaatttgGTAAAAGATTCAATTATAGTTCGTAATGATAAATATGGAGCATACGAAAAGAAATTCATCTGTTCACCATCAGGGAGGAAAAGTAatggaaatgaaaaatgctTAACTGTAGATAAATCTTTTAAcagtacatataaaaaaacaagcTTCATTCCTTCAAATTCAATAATAGCcaatgatgaaaatgatcAAGGAATTAACTGTTCTACCGTACTGCAGCcaattataaaaacagaagaaaaattattgttcCTTGATAAATTCTGTCAAACGATTCGAagaaaaaaggggaaaaaaataagaagaaaaaaaaaaaacaggattaaaataaaaagaggaaTCAAACTTTttcgaaaaaataaaaataataaaattataaaatttaatttaaaaagaacaaaagacTATAGTAAGAAAAGATTAGGAATTAGAAAAAGGAAGTCTATAAAGACAAAGTATGTAAAAAATTCCGAAAAAAGTGACTAccagaaaaaacaaaagaaaaaacaaaagatcAAAAATAACCTAAAAGAgagttatatatatggagaaaaaagtaaaaaaaggaataaattaaGCTCAAAAAAATCTAGGGTACATGCAACAAAGTTATCAAATATAAAGACAAGAAAAGAAGTCATATCAAACGTAAAGAAGAATAAGAATTCCACCATGTTTCAGCATAATCTGCTTCCTAAGAATGACAATACCTCTAAGCAAAAGAAATATACAAAAGATGAATCCTacagattaaaaaaattaactaataaaatttcaaataCTCATgacgaaaaaatgaaaaacatttATGAACAAggtaataacaaaatatacaatatagtaccaaagataaatatagaaaagttgaatgaaattaataatacGCTGGTAACACAAAATTGCATCAGTAGAAGCAATagcaaaaatttattaagtgTAGAACGTGAAATGAGTTCCACTATATGTGCTGCATTGGATAGAAATATAACCTATACTTGCAATGATAAAATGtttgttaaaaattataagaacGATTTAGACAATTCaaatttatatgataaaattgaGGATACTTCATACAGAATATTTACTTTAGAACGAAATATTTCAGAATCTAAAAAGAGTATTCAGCTTTCTAACACCACGAATGACAATGATTATATCGTGAACGTTAAAGATGTTAGTTATACGAAGAATGGGAACAGTCAgtatttccaaaaaaaatatagaagcacaaataaaaatgactGCAACACAAAATCAAGCAGTAGTAAttctgaaaattttattaatataaaagcaCTATGTGAGAATGACTTATGCGACCCTCATCAGAGTAACTTATATGAGgaatctaaaaaaaaaaatttggtCTATTTGGAAGAAACTCCTACTAGAAACAATAGTAGCACCAGTAGCAGCTGTAATGGTAATGATGACAGTGACAAAACTAATTTCCAAGTACATCGTGAAAATGTAGAACAAGCATTACTCAAATATCAAGAGgaatataacaataacatAAATTGTGGTGAGTTAACACTGAGGATTTTAAAAAAGCTAGCTGACATTTTGAGTGATAGagatgaatatatatattcgaaTAAGCTTGATATAGAAAAACATGACAAATGTGCCATAAACAAGAgtagtaaaaaattagaagaaaaaatatcaataaaTGGTAATTTTGACAAATGTGAGGaatgtaatttatttcattctaaaagggaaaaaaaaaattatgtcaAAAGCAAAAGTTGTGATTCTTTTTTTAGCAGAACTTTTTTTACCACAAATGAAGAGCACACAAATTTGGTTCTCAAGTTTTTGGGTAAAGGAAGAAATATAAgggataataataaaaatatgtttttatttaattcaaaTCTATTGCATCAGCGCTCCCTTTTTATGGCGCAAGGAACGTATGTAAGTCAGGTGGTTTATATACTAAATTCTATCATATTTTACTCtaataaactaaaaaatttGCTAAATTTCTCTATCAAGAGAGGATATGCAAATTTCTACTCTTTAgaagttaaattttttatgctttgtctcattaatttaattgaaaaatttaagactaataatttttctacatGTTTGGAAAGAGTGTCAACCTTAATAAACGAAGTATTAAAAAGGGCTAAAACCAATATACTGAAATTTCCCAGAAAAGCtgaaattacaaaatttgaattggttgttataaaaatatactttattgAGTTGCTCAAAATGTCGGCATTGTTGTCTTCACTGAAACAGGGTAGTAGAACAGGTTCTAAGTGTCTTTCACCTTCGCcatcattaatattatctGCTTCTTCATTATCACTATCTGCATCATCGTTATCTGCATCATCGTTATCTGCATCATCGTTATCTGCGTCATCGTTATCTATTTCATCATTGTCAAAACCATGGAAAATGTGTTATCGTTTTTGTGATCATCTTGAACAAACCGTTTCTGTGTGTGACGTAAAACAAACGAGTAAGCTACTCACTGATATAGTACTTACAGAGAGAGAAATAAATgaagtatataaaaagaacGAAGAAAGTACGGGTAAGAAATCTTTTCATCCATGTTCATCATTCTATGAAACAGGAAGAAGcggtagtagtagtagtagtagtagtagtagtagtagcagtagtagcagtagtagcagtagtagcagtaacAGTGGGAGTACCATTTGGAAGAAGTTGTACAAGgaaattaacaaaaagtATGAGGCGAATTCTAAAAACGAGGAAAACATGAACTTAAAAATAGAAACACATTTAggtgaaaatgaaaaatatttaaaaaaaatgaatttctTACATACAGATAAGCATATTAGAAGAGATGTATACCATGGCCTGATTCCTATGGAACATGACCAAAAGTTGGAAAGCCCCAACAtgcataataatagtaattataaCAGTAATAGAAACAGGAATAAAAGTAGCAATAATAACAGCAATAAAAACAGAAGTAGTAGCGATAATAGCAGCATTAAGGACTTGAATGATCCTTacattttaatgaaaattctGAAGATAAACTTGCTACAGCTAACACGGTATAACaatgataaaatgaattatttaattttgttgatgaaatatttaaacaagttaagatatatatataaggtaaacaaatatatcccatttaataagaaaaaccGAACAAATGCAGTTAATGATATTAGAAAATTAATAGTAAACATTAATGAGGAGAAAAATCTATTGatgaaagaaaatgaaacctttctttatatacaaacattAAAATCTATTAAGACAAAGCAAAACAAATTAGAACAAcaaataatagaaattttAGAggtattttttgaaaataattttcacaATAATGATGACATTAATAGCAGTACTCACAAGCATGATAATGTTGACAATTTCGAAAAGGCTACATACGTGGAGAAGCGAAAAGGAAAGAAGTTTAAGACTGATATAGGTAGTTACAGGAATAGAGATATTTGCAgggataaaataaaaacaaagcaccctactactactgctaccaCTGCTATCACTACCGatactattactactaatAACGAACatgatgatgaaaaaaaagcacAAGTTATGCATGATAACAACTGCTACTACATTGATGAAACAGAACAATTACAGCAATTAAACCATTTCTtaaatagtattattatatcctgtaaaaatgatgaaatattACAGAAGCCAAATTATCATTATGCTATGCTGAAGAAATATAATCAAGAATTATCCCTGATGAATGATCTTCATAGAAATGATAACACGTTAACTATAGATCGTTTAGATCATATGACTGTTTGTGATTTTGCTAACCatgtgtatttttatattaaaagaacTAAATTTAACAACAAATTCggaaagataaaaaaaaaaaattataacagtTTTCAGAAGAGTCAAGGGAGGAAAGGTACAGTACTTCAAGCATTACATGActtttatttacaaaatgatGGAGATAATACAGTAATTAATGGTAATCTTAATGCTAATGATGATGTTACTTATACTTTTGAAGTATGCCCTTGA